The Pieris napi chromosome 21, ilPieNapi1.2, whole genome shotgun sequence genome contains a region encoding:
- the LOC125060464 gene encoding protein spaetzle 5, producing MAARIKRLSLHLRIFAMIIWAASGGDGYNCPYGQNCGFEPSPPGRSPPCAQPGLTFCLHPDQYPEHVIRKLVHAGQYDIRTLLSDESRDDFEAVKRDAYPYGYGPNSLPHVDQISLVNDGANYHKDYNTKFQARFNQDIFAAKTPLQPPTSIEPTPYNIKAFQATNFSKFGFQGYQSSPSYWNPINEKSLKQNSVTPNLGVYNPNYFNPNFYQNYENDWLRQASTGVTEYNPSEWWKYISPSQSSDVTIQRSISFPTHPAGHGRRRRNAELVQASAKGPLTGAEALRIALGLASEDPSAERPRRQAANTINLCQVRTRYVQPQAAQNNKGNWRYVVNMADNMTQLVRVETCASSECSGLCSIPRGYSSRCEQKYIQKRLVALQPSGETLYTDVFWIPSCCQCTIINNN from the exons ATAATATGGGCAGCTAGCGGCGGTGATGGCTACAACTGCCCATATGGACAAAATTGCGGATTCGAGCCCTCACCGCCTGGTCGTTCACCTCCCTGCGCTCAACCAGGCCTCACGTTTTGCCTCCATCCAGACCAATATCCCGA GCATGTAATCCGCAAGCTGGTACATGCTGGACAGTATGACATACGGACTCTTCTGTCTGATGAAAGTCGGGATGATTTCGAAGCGGTTAAGAGGGACGCCTATCCTTACGGCTACGGCCCAAACTCCTTGCCCCACGTGGACCAGATATCATTGGTTAATGATGGTGCTAATTATCATAAGGATTACAATACCAAGTTTCAAGCGAGGTTTAAtcaag ATATTTTCGCGGCAAAGACTCCCTTGCAACCGCCAACATCAATCGAACCAACTCCGTACAACATCAAAGCTTTTCAAGCGACGAACTTTTCCAAATTCGGTTTCCAAGGTTACCAAAGCTCTCCTAGTTATTGGAACCCAATAAACGAGAAGAGCTTGAAACAGAATAGTGTGACCCCAAACCTTGGGGTCTATAACCCGAATTATTTTAACCCAAACTTTTATCAAAACTACGAAAACGATTGGTTGAGACAAGCGTCGACTGGAGTGACGGAGTACAATCCTAGTGAATGGTGGaa ATACATCTCACCATCTCAATCAAGCGATGTTACGATTCAGAGATCTATATCATTTCCGACACACCCTGCGGGGCACGGTCGGCGCAGGCGCAACGCTGAATTGGTGCAGGCATCTGCAAAAGGGCCTTTGACAGGCGCAGAAGCGCTCAGGATAGCTTTGGGACTTGCCAG TGAAGACCCGTCAGCTGAACGTCCAAGACGTCAAGCGGCCAATACCATCAACCTATGCCAAGTGAGGACCCGGTATGTTCAGCCGCAGGCAGCTCAAAACAACAAAGGCAACTGGCGCTATGTTGTCAACATGGCGGACAATATGACACAGCTTGTTCGTGTAGAAACGTGCGC GTCCTCCGAATGTAGTGGATTATGCAGCATTCCTCGTGGGTACTCATCTCGATgcgaacaaaaatatattcaaaaacgTTTAGTAGCCCTACAGCCGAGTGGAGAAACACTCTATACAGATGTATTTTGGATTCCTAGCTGTTGCCAATGTAcgatcattaataataattaa